One part of the Spiroplasma turonicum genome encodes these proteins:
- a CDS encoding DUF2130 domain-containing protein — translation MTFVFECPNCHYKITDVDFKQDERILSSLKTIFDNHKDEYIKNIKSELVAEINKQQTTEFDKKLAIKENEFNLKIQEEKDKLNKIINDQLIELNNNKNNLKLLENEIQISITKEKQKEIDALKENIASLNSIIKNNELESQKLVAEKINELNILKQKELDELNNKLTAQTIELSNSKSTLQSILDKKVLEITNNKQKEIDNLKEEIKKLEILVQNNKSELNSTVLKKENELQKIITELKAELSNSNNLLEKEIAKKEAEFIKKLQEETAKYQNEININNKQIKELEMANMANKVIQNKIKGENFEHDVYGELLKVFEDDKVIKITSQDKKADYLQEVILDNKTIGKIVYEVKNAEWSNVWEKKLIEDMAKQGSKYGILVATSFNKKYPGIPFKKSDISQNIYICDADSFIFIGQIIRSIIKLEHKFEMQKNITDYDEKIKGFNSWKEVHLPKLLKICEDSFERIKDSEQSIIKKVDEIRIAREKMQNNALHNIRVYIEELNF, via the coding sequence ATGACATTCGTTTTTGAATGCCCAAATTGTCATTATAAAATTACAGATGTTGATTTTAAACAAGATGAAAGAATACTATCTAGTTTAAAAACAATATTTGATAATCATAAAGATGAATATATTAAAAATATTAAAAGTGAATTAGTTGCTGAAATTAATAAACAACAAACTACTGAGTTTGATAAAAAACTAGCAATCAAAGAAAATGAATTTAATTTAAAAATTCAAGAAGAAAAAGACAAATTAAATAAAATAATAAATGATCAATTAATTGAGTTAAACAATAATAAAAATAACTTAAAATTATTAGAAAATGAAATACAAATATCAATTACAAAAGAAAAGCAAAAAGAAATAGATGCTTTAAAAGAAAATATAGCAAGTTTAAATTCAATAATAAAAAATAATGAATTAGAATCTCAAAAATTAGTTGCAGAAAAAATTAATGAACTAAATATATTAAAACAAAAAGAATTAGATGAATTAAACAATAAATTAACTGCACAAACAATTGAATTAAGTAATAGTAAATCAACTTTACAATCAATTCTTGATAAAAAAGTTTTAGAAATAACTAATAATAAACAAAAAGAAATAGACAATCTTAAAGAAGAAATTAAGAAACTTGAAATCTTGGTTCAGAATAATAAGTCTGAACTTAATTCAACTGTGTTAAAAAAAGAAAATGAGTTACAAAAAATAATAACTGAATTAAAAGCTGAATTATCTAATAGTAATAATTTATTAGAAAAAGAAATTGCTAAAAAAGAAGCTGAGTTTATTAAAAAACTTCAAGAAGAAACTGCTAAATATCAAAATGAAATCAATATTAATAATAAACAAATTAAAGAACTTGAAATGGCAAATATGGCCAATAAAGTTATACAAAATAAAATTAAAGGAGAAAACTTTGAACATGATGTCTATGGTGAACTTTTAAAGGTTTTTGAAGATGACAAAGTAATCAAAATAACTTCACAAGATAAAAAAGCAGATTATTTACAAGAAGTTATTTTAGATAATAAAACAATAGGTAAAATAGTTTATGAAGTAAAAAACGCAGAGTGAAGCAATGTTTGAGAAAAAAAATTAATTGAAGACATGGCTAAACAAGGATCAAAATACGGAATACTTGTAGCAACTTCATTTAATAAAAAATATCCTGGAATACCTTTTAAAAAATCTGATATAAGCCAAAATATTTATATTTGTGATGCAGATAGTTTTATATTTATTGGTCAAATTATAAGAAGTATAATTAAATTAGAACATAAATTTGAAATGCAAAAAAATATAACAGATTATGATGAAAAAATTAAAGGATTTAATAGTTGAAAAGAAGTACATTTACCAAAATTATTAAAAATATGTGAAGATAGTTTTGAAAGAATTAAAGATAGCGAGCAAAGTATAATTAAAAAAGTTGATGAGATTAGAATAGCTAGAGAAAAAATGCAAAACAATGCTTTACATAATATAAGAGTTTATATTGAAGAATTAAATTTTTAA
- a CDS encoding zinc-binding dehydrogenase, with translation MRAIIVSDNKEEIVKLVEQEEPKNLKNGEVLVQTTLCSLCHSDLHMAQNPLNIGVSIGHESIGKVLKVGEGVNKLKVGDLVGFPAGLHGACGSCYYCKNNDEVFCEQAEYTTERGYGTMQDLSIEREDYCIKLPDNIDLGAACIATCAGITVYKGFKSSKIKEGSIVAIFGIGGLGNVAVEYAKNFYKAKVIAIGSNKDSLEIAKNKGADYVINWKEENFKEKLYSISPRGVDVSLVTSSTSEQFKMAYETLSPTGQLIAIGLPPENLEINIPDLVIGGKQIIGSLIGNRNDLKECFDHLVKKIFNPEYEIVNIEEAPKYFKLMKDNKLFKRIVFNFNK, from the coding sequence ATGAGAGCAATAATCGTTAGTGATAATAAAGAAGAAATTGTAAAGTTAGTTGAACAAGAAGAACCAAAAAACTTAAAAAATGGTGAAGTTTTAGTTCAAACAACCTTATGTAGTCTGTGTCATAGTGATTTACATATGGCACAAAACCCACTTAATATAGGAGTTTCAATTGGCCATGAATCAATAGGAAAAGTTTTAAAAGTTGGTGAAGGAGTTAATAAACTGAAAGTTGGTGATTTAGTTGGTTTTCCAGCTGGTTTACATGGAGCATGCGGTAGTTGTTATTATTGTAAAAATAATGATGAAGTTTTCTGTGAACAAGCAGAATATACAACTGAAAGAGGTTATGGTACTATGCAAGATCTATCAATTGAAAGAGAGGATTATTGTATAAAACTTCCTGATAATATTGATTTAGGTGCTGCTTGTATAGCAACATGTGCTGGTATTACTGTTTATAAGGGTTTTAAATCATCGAAAATTAAAGAAGGAAGTATTGTTGCAATATTTGGAATTGGTGGTCTTGGTAATGTTGCTGTTGAATATGCTAAAAACTTTTATAAAGCAAAAGTTATAGCAATTGGTTCAAATAAAGATAGTTTAGAAATTGCAAAAAATAAAGGTGCTGATTATGTTATAAATTGAAAAGAAGAAAACTTCAAAGAGAAGTTGTACTCAATTTCACCAAGAGGAGTGGACGTTTCATTAGTTACTAGTTCTACTTCAGAACAGTTTAAAATGGCTTATGAAACATTATCACCAACTGGCCAACTAATTGCAATAGGACTTCCACCTGAAAATTTAGAAATAAATATACCTGATTTAGTTATAGGTGGAAAACAAATAATAGGATCATTGATTGGTAATAGAAATGATTTAAAAGAGTGCTTTGATCACCTTGTAAAGAAAATTTTTAATCCTGAATATGAAATCGTTAATATTGAAGAAGCTCCAAAGTACTTTAAATTAATGAAAGATAATAAACTATTTAAAAGAATCGTGTTTAATTTTAATAAATAA
- a CDS encoding SemiSWEET family sugar transporter produces the protein MNLAIEIIGWMGFTTSLLMLLPQVFKVIKTRDTKSLSLFMFILTFLNALIWFSFGLLTKSMQLYIANACAMTASIIIIVYIIINLIKSKKPQ, from the coding sequence ATGAATTTAGCAATAGAAATAATTGGTTGAATGGGTTTTACAACAAGTTTATTAATGTTATTACCACAAGTTTTTAAGGTAATAAAAACAAGAGATACTAAATCATTATCTTTGTTTATGTTTATATTAACTTTTTTAAACGCTTTAATATGATTTTCTTTTGGTTTATTGACAAAAAGTATGCAGTTATATATTGCAAATGCTTGTGCAATGACTGCAAGTATAATCATAATAGTTTATATAATAATAAATTTAATTAAATCTAAAAAACCTCAATAA